The Corythoichthys intestinalis isolate RoL2023-P3 chromosome 1, ASM3026506v1, whole genome shotgun sequence genomic interval CACTTACTCTGTGGTTAAGAACAAGTGCATGGTGTGAGTACACGACTGACTTTGAAACAGCTGCCAAGTCTGTTCTGAAAGTGTTTAGTTTTCCCAGGTAAAATactcacacgcacacgcacttTTCATTCTATCCCATCCCACCGGAGGCTCTAGAGGAGAGCGGCTATCTAAAGATGaagggggaaagaaaaattaaataaagacTGTTTTTCTAATCCAGTGCCTCAGTGGTCTCTCAAGTGTGGGAGCAATTTCAATATAATATATGGCAGAGGATGTGATAAGACACAGCCCTGTTATGCACATCAGTGTGTTTGCGTGCTTGAGTGTGTGTGCCTTTCTCAGAGGAAGGGTGTTTCAAGGTTTGGACAAATGCAAGATTGTCACGCTCATAAAAGAGAAGAGGCTCTGGCTCGAAAGGACTAAATCCTATGCTTGGAATACACAATGAAATtacacccacccacccacacacataAATCTGCCTGAATTATGCCGACAGAGACCGTTCCTGGAAGAATTCATTTTAAACTACAGCAGCATTGTTGGTATGCATACGGACAACCAAAACAGATCAAGGAAGGCTAAACAATATCTAAAATTCACACAGctcaaataattacagtacattctcAAATCTTAATGTCTTTTTAAAGGGTTATAACTAccgttcattttttaaaacggtctaATATATATGATTCAAATAAGGTAGAATGAATTGTAAacgttctttaaaaatcatggATTGCATGTTTCTGATGGTGTAACAAATACAAGTACAAATAATCTAAAATACGTACCATTCCAAAAAAGCAAAGGAGAACCATCCCTTAAACTCACAGCAGAATACTGCCACCTGAAGGCAGGGTTTACTGCCTTTTTTGGCaattataaccaggggtgcacataattttttgcccaggttctcagaagaggacctggagatgtgacttggtcctcattgaacttgagagccgacccacctgatgcgataaaattatgacaagctttacttagagccaattacctttaaataattatattaacaattattggttgattaacatcaactggcacaacaaaattgccattactatgaagtgaaatgtaaagaaataaacataaaagcactaattcaaaataaaggacattatgcggctcccacattaactccaagtctttgtaaaagtgggatgtcctcctcataagagctcattgaacgtgcatgtttagctttgtgaaatgcgagcagaaACACGTTCGTCAGTGCATGACGCTGTTCATTAAACTTTATTcccccacttgtccatagggcgagtggggtcctgtccgacatcgatagtttgcttaattgccaaatactctgtttttttcgtgcttttcaaagtttggatggctgaaattctttgaccctacaaaaaatgtgctgctcttatcagcgaaatTGGGATtgtcacggcaaattttgttccacatttccgtgcgagcatcattagcttctagccatggaacctcctgcagccacttttcagcaaaagtccttttttttggtagctccggtgacatctctgtcgtctgtctgtcttttgacgggggtaggggaacacggaaataattactcagtggggcctgcctctgacATTttcagaagtgattttcttgtgtccgccgcaaatacagtggtcagccatcggtacgcaaaagcgtatggaaaccgtcgagggccagcgcgtttgtctacgtccagtacgcatgcgcgcatgcggaccacttatgctcacccctgattataacagTTTCCCCATTTGTTCCATGCACAAGATGCTCTAGATTACCAAATTATCCCAATATGAGAGTGTCTGTTCAATTGAAATAACAATTTGTTTAAACATCTGATGTGACAATTTATGGACCACTGAACAATATCTCTAGAAAGCTGGATAAATTGGAAGCAGTTTTTTCCAAGAATCATTATGTGCTGAAATGTATCAATGAAAAATCAAATCTTTAACTGTATTGGACATagggcacatgcctactctagAGTGACCAGAATCCTTCCGAGCATGGAGGAATTCTGCAACAGCTTGGCTCTACCCTCCAGCCTGCACTAAGTAATTCCCTTCAACGCCTTAAGCAGTATTAAGAATCATTACTCTGTATCATTCATCTACTTACACCAGGAATTCTCCTTGCAAATAAAATGAAGCTCTTCGGGCTGGTTTCTGGCCCAGTGGTAACAACGATAAGGCCAGTGGAGCTCTGCTGATATGTTCATGTTATTCCACTCTCCTAGCAATAGACCTAGCAGTGCCTCTAAGCCAGCATGCCTCTGTAAAACATGATGAGGGACCAGTCGGAGCATTGCAAGTGCTTTGCAGGCTTTCGGGCTAATAGGAGGCATGCAGGTGCATGTGTACACGATCACATTTAGTTGCCCTTGTTAAACAGAATGAGCAGGGAACATGCAATTCCACTTCATACATTTCTTTTCCTGTCTGGGCTCCTTCACTAGCATCTGCAGTGACAGATGGGCTAAGGGGCCCAAGAATCAATGAAGGAGGAATTTTGTCTTTGTTTCCTGACATATTTCCTCTACTGCCACTTTGCTCCGACTCCGGTTACTTACTGTCCACATAAAGAGAATGATGGCAGGGTGGAGATGAAAATGATATGCTTCTGTACAGCTTCTGAAGAAATTTAATGCCTCAAGGCATCTCTCTCTATATTGGTTTCTCTTGAATAATACAATAGAGCACCCAACATGTCTCACACTTTCAGGGGACCCACTTAAAACAAGATATCAAGGAGTGCTTTGTTGCTTCTGCTAGATTTTCTTACGACTGTCGAAAGAAGCAAGAGAAAAGAGTGCACACAATGAGTGTACATTTGGAACTATAACGCAGAATAATTTATCACTAAATTAGACAAGACACAGCCAGAAACGACCCTGTCCCTCTGATTAGGAAGTCCCActaatgctcattgtgctgacCTTTGCCCTTTGCAGCTGGCTTATAATAGAACCATGGTTGAGAGTGAGAACAACAGACAGTGGCTTTCCTCCCTGGTGGGAATGTGTCACATTTGATCACAGTCATCATCAAAGAAATGTCCAGCTCATAGTATAGGGGGTACGAAGGACAACGGACAACTTAGTTAAGACACAAACGGTATTGGTGAACTGGatcaatacaaaaataaaacaactcatctaacattattaagtgtaaaaatattgtagaaaaaaaatcataaatggTCAGTTCCTATATTAAATATACAGGTTATACCTACAACTGAACTAAACAAAAATTGTGGGAGTGTAGAATAAGGTAAACATCAAAAGAAAGGCATGATCATCTGCAATTGACCATTGTCCAAGCACAATGTAGTGTTGCAGGTCTTAATCCTAGTCTGACTCGACAGACTTTTAATGAGCTTAAGGCCAAAGACACAGAGAAGTTAGCACATTAGACTTTTATACCTAAATACGCCTCACAAAGTAGCTTAAAGTAGCTGTAAAAATATGTTAAATCTGCTAATCTCTTGGTGGTTAATTCTAACAGTATTAATTCTTAATCTAAATGACTTCAATGAATGGAAATTACAATTAAACGAAATACAAATTTCTGTCATTTCATTTTATACGAATTGACGGCATTCATGATCACTTTTCAGGGGTAATAATATCAATATCATTTTGTCAAATTTAGTTTACTCTATGTGTTCCATTTCCCTGTCATATCCCCACAATGTTCCCCTTTTGTTAATTGAAAACTCCAAATTGTGCCTCAGTGTAAACATGAGTGTGTATGGTTGTTTGTCCATATGTGTCCTGCGATTAGACCAGGGTGCCTTGCCTGAAATCCCCTGGGACAGGCCCAATTACCCTCTATCCTAATGAGGGCAAGCATTAAAGAAAATGGATGTATGCGTTGCAAAAACTGAATTAGCatgatgccaaaaaaaaaaaaaaaaaaaaaaaaggaacacttATTTGTTATATTTTAAGGGAATATGAATTTTAGTCATACATTGTATTGTAGAAAAAAGAAAGTTTGTGAAGCTTATCGTGACATATTTCAAATGCAAATAATTTGTATGGATGTCACTAGATCTGCTGTGAGAGCGGACAGTAATATTTAATCCTTCTAATGCTCCCCCCGCCCCTTCCTTTTTTCCCTCTGTGCTCTACTGACTCTCTGCTTTTGGACTCTTTATCTTTCATTTTACAGGACATGTTGACAAGACGGGGATGCTTCATGAAGGTAGTCACGTGGAAGTGGGCATAACAGTGTAGGAGAGAAGTGCAATTCCCCTTACCTGTATGATGGACATGCGGTTAGTAGGTGTGTCTGTTGTGCTGGTGACTGGGCTTGTGAAGCTGGTGTGGCATCCCACGTGGCCTTGGGGCACGCTGAGGTTATTGGAAGTGGGCTTAAGGTACATGACCTCTGATCTTGGTGAGCTGAGTGGCAGGCGTGTCTGGTAGTCAAAGTACATAGGAGAGGTGGCCAAGGAAGGACTGCTTACCACATTCATCACATTCATGGCATCCCGCTCCTCCACCTCGCTCTGCACCAGCATGATGTCGTTCTTGTTAATCTTCTTTTTCTTGCCTTTCCCCAGCTGTGGATGTGAATATTCTGCAATGCGACAGTTATAGGTTCGTATCTCCTTATTCTCCCTCTTGCACTTGACCGCTATGGTGACCATGGCAGCCAAAAGCATGATTGATATTATACTAAGAGTTACGATGAGAGGCAGTGACATATCCCAGTTCTGATGGTCGTCCACATGCAGCAGTCCATCAGCAGGATGTCCATTGGAGGCCTTAATGATGAGCCTAGCAGCAGCAGTGAGGGTTGGCTTGCCATGGTCCGATACACGGATGATCAGCTCAACAATTGGGTTCACATTATCCCAGAAAGGGTGAGATGTTCGCACTTCGCCAGTCACTGGATCTATATCAAAAAGACGCTCTTCATTCCCATCAGAGATCTCATACGTAAGCCTCCCGCTTTCACCATAGTCATTATCCACTGCTCTCACTGTTGTGACAATGTAGCCAACACCAACATTCCTTGGTACGTGGATTTCAGCAGTGTCATTTTGTAGAAGGGGTAGCACGATGACAGGTATGTTATCATTGACATCCAGAACACTGATGCGCACTGTAGCGTTGCTTTCTAGGTGTGGCGAGCCAGCATCTCGGGCAAGaactttgaaatcaaaatattttatttgctcATAGTTAAACGACCTTACTGCATATATGGCTCCGTTGGCTgcattcacatttacaaaagtaTTGACATCACCGCCACTCACATTGGAATTAATAATGCTATAGTAAACTGTGCCATTCTGGCCTAAATCTGGATCATGAGCAAGAACTGAACCCAAAAACTCCCCTGGAATGTTGTTCTCTGGTATTTGGAGAAGGTAAACTGACTTGGTAAAGCGAGGGACATTGTCATTTTCATCCAGAATTTTTACAGTGAATGATTTGGTTGAGTTTAGAGGTGGAATGCCATTGTCTTTGGCCACGATGGTGACATTATACTCATCTTGTGCCTCTCTGTCCAGTGGTCTGTCTGTCACCACTGTGTAGAAGTTATCATAGTTCTCCTCCAGCTTAAAGGGAACATTACCCAGCACTCTGCATTGAAGCTGCCCATTCCTGCCGGAGTCCTTGTCAGTGACACGAACCAGTGCAATAACAGTGCCTGGAGGTGCTGCTTCACTGATGGCTCCCTGTCGTACGGACACAAAGCCAATAGAGGGCCAGTTATCATTACGGTCTTGcactttaacagtgactttacaATGGCCCGGGATCGGATTGGGTCCAAGGTCTTTTGCCTGGACGTCAATCTCAATAACTGGACTCTCCTCATAATCTATTTCGCCCTGAATCTTTATAACCCCTGTTCTAGGATCTATTGAAAACAGCTCCCGGATTCTCTCTGGGGCATAGCCACTAAAAGAATAGACTACTTGTCCATTGTTGCCCTCATCAGGATCCGTGGCATTTAAATCAATCAAGACTTTACCAGGAGGTGCATTTTCAGGAATTTCAACAACATAAGCTGGCTGGTCAAACGCAGGGCTGTTGTCATTGGAATCAATAACTTTGACATTTATCTGCATGGTACCAGACCGAGGATACTCCCCACCATCAGTGGCAGATAATATAAGTGTGTGGTGGTTTCTTTCTTCCCGGTCAAGAGGTCTTTGAATAACCAATTCTGGGAATTTTGTTCCATCCCCACGTGATTTTACCTCCAAGGAAAATAGATTGTAGTCATCACGTGTTATCTGATAGGTTTTAAGACCATTTTCCCCTGCATCTGGATCGTGAGCGCTGGTCAAAGGGAAGCGTGTCCCCGGAACTGCATTTTCAGATATGTCAATATCAATTTGATCTGAAGGGAAAACAGGCGAGTTGTCATTAATGTCTTGGATGTCAATTTtaatcatgcagatctccttgtCATTGGCAAACACTTCCATGGAAAGCTGGCACTTGAGATTTCTCTTACACAATGTTTCTCGGTCAATGCGTTGCTTTGTATAGAGAAGTCCACTCTGGGGGTCAACATCAATAAGATGTGGTGCTGAATTCTCCAACACCCTAAAGTTGGCTTTCTTTCCTTGTCCTCCCTGCCCAATCTGTTCCAATCCCAGTCTGGCATCTTTGGCAATGTTTCCAATTACTGTTCCTGGACCTTGTTCTTCTGGGACAGAGTAATTCAAGTTTTTCAATGTCAGGGCTTGAGCCCATATTAGGAGGAAAAAGAAAATAGAAAGATACATCCCCACTCCGTAGTAATGGCAAAAAGGTGTGTTATCCTGCGCTGCCTTTGACCTGTTGATATTATGTTAGATCTGGATATTATTACTTCGGATCAAATGAAGAGTCCTATTCATCATGTGAGGTCTTGACATTTGTCTTGGTGGACTTAGTTTGTTCGGTTGCGCTCCTCTTCTGTCTCCCCCGCAATCTGTGGCACTGAACGCCTAATTCATATTCTGCGGAGCACTCCAACTCATCTGAGCAATAATCATGATCCACTGTCCAAATAGAATATTCATTTTGTACAAATATCCATACCACCTAGAAGAAAGCACAACAATGTAAATGTATTATGATATAATTATAGGAGTTTGCATAATTTACACAAAACAGAAATTCTTCCTGGGACCGATAAGGTCCATCATTCAGCCAACATGTAAACAGGGTTTATGTGTAATTCATCAACACAATTATAGGAGGAGCTTTCGATTAGTTAACCTTGGAAAGATACTGCATAATTCTGATAATGATTCAATTTTAAGATGATTTAATAAATACATCATAAAAATCTAACAATTGGGATTTAATTTGACATTCAGTTACTAAATCATTATGCACTCACTACCTGGCTGTTCACTGAGGTTGGGGGGTATGTCAAGATGATGGCTGTCTAACTTGAATAATATGTGAGTGCGGGCAAAAAACAGGAGATAGCCTATTGTGACGATTATTTGAATAAGTGAGTATAAAATGAGCCTCTTACACGCATTAACAAATCCGCATAATCCGGATATTTAAAATGAGCCTCATAAGAATTCTAAAAACGAGCTGCCAGCCATCAGCAGAACCATGTAATTCTCTCCTCTGGTGCTCTGTGTCTTTCTCTGCTTGATTCAACTGTAAAAGCTGTTGCGTCCTCACGCTCCCTCAGaaattgatgttaaatcccgagaacacacacacatatacatgactgaaaaaaagaaaggaaaaaaagaggtgAACTTACCTATATGATTGGATATAAAAATCCAcaacataataaaaatgtagATCCAAAGTCAGTTTCCAAATGGGTTTGGGTGAGTTTGAACCCTTAAAGAATAACTTAAAGGTGTATGCCCTTTCTTTCCAATGCACCgcagtgtaaataaataaattaaaatggcttCAGAAAAGTCTGACCGTAATGTCAATGAGCTGAAGTGCGCTCTGCTGTGTGATTAGGATGCAGAGCCTGCTTTCTGCTATCCGTGTTCATCCGCGTTCAATATGGGATGGACATCCAGAAGAGCGGCAAGGTAAGATCCAAACTAAACGTTTGAAAAGGGGCAAATGGTCAGTTGGTCCTCCTCGGTCCAAATCAGCAGAAGCTGCGCGGTGTCCTTGCCCGGCGACCTCATCCAAAGTGCGAGAGAGCGGGGAGGCAACAGTTCGTCTGTATTCTACATCAACTTCCAATAAAACCGATGACTTACCGGCTGTGAAAAGCACGCTCTTTCAAAGTATGTTGTTCACGTTTGGACGGGTTCTGAATACAAGCGCGCTTCCTAGTATAGACTGAACTCCGAGCACGAACACGCTGCATTAAAACATTGTCTGCGCTCCTGAGGCAGCCAATCGCTTTAAGGAGGTGGGGAAAGAAGGAGGGATTCAAACGCAAGCACCAGCCCGGACTACAAATGATGGGCGCCTCGTTGGCCACACGCAATTcgtgttatttttcaaaaaagaagAGAGAAAGAAACCCGCACTGGTCACTTGACTTCATTGTTATTACGATCCGGGAAGCCAGCAGATGTGTTGCCCGAAAAGGAAATGTCCGTTAAGTCGTTAGACATTTCAATGTCGCTGAAAtaacacaaaaaataacaaagaaaacaaaaagaacaCACTTCAGTAGATGTAGCTCAAGAACAAATCTGACTGCATTACAAATCGGCATGCTTTTAAATAAGAGTGTGTGTCTGAGTATATCATTttcagtaccaaaaaaaaaaaaagaatgtaaaTGTCATAGAATACTTGAAAAAGACGGGAGGTTTATGAGGAATTCAATGACTGAATTGAGAATTCTCAAGCGACCATGGTTTTGGAGTGTTTACCTTCGTGAAATGTAGGCTTTATTACTTTCACCAGCTCTTGATGGCAGTTAAAGGCACTGAATCTTGAGAGCTGTTTATTTTACCATTAAGCCAGCATTCATCCATCCTACTTCTCTGGAAGAGAACATCCGCCAACCAGTCCCTAgaagtaaaaacatttttaaaaataatattaaataaatgtcaaaaaataaataaataacagccGAAAGCAGAACGCACAGTAGGAGGACTGCTCTTACAAATATCATCGGAAAGTGTGCACTgtactgtttttaatttttaatcagtcctttttacattatttgggaataatttaagatttaaaaagtAAGATATCCTTAATGCAGACCCGTGCCGCCCAATTTAAGCAACTGCCTAAGGGCGCACCAGCGTCCAAaaaggcgtcaagaaaaatattcaaataatatttgatgaaagcagtattcaaaaaaaatatacaaaacaataaaacaaaagaacaacaaaaccgcTCATAATaagtatttaaataataatgaaatcatttttctagtgtgccttctgcccgtttcactttttcctgtgatgcgataatttcaccacggaccctagtctcaccacccagcagaccagtgagctacctgaaggtggtATTTTTAGTCTCtgcaattgagcgacgttacggtgacaagtcaacttcatgaaaagacaaaagcccttcgggtcagaagaaaaagaaagaagacagcaaagacaggtttgttgtgatgatttttttcaacagcataagcacgtagacTTAGCACAACTGCAAGatagcggttatttacatagagctGACATGACTTAGTGCtaagcaaaattatactgtatcattagccaggctgttgttttataaatattttcagtattcagccagctgtggattagtttcagttaaatttactccccctccaattttAGAGAAATATGGACATAGTGTATAGGAGACTAAAgttgtcttgcttattttcatgtgatgtgaaccacttttaccttgtgttaaattgtgcttttcaaataaatttgccttgcctaaaagtgccaaggttaattaaataaatacaccattaaatatggaattaataatttcaaagtttTGTGATAttggggactaaaagtgccacggatttaaatgcaaacatttaaacagtcattaaatgtgtcattaattaattgcaatggtGATGacattcatgtaaaaacatattcaaTTTATTAAATTTTCTTGCTATCAATTATTATTCAACTCATTATTAatggatagtcctgtgtagttgccttgcttcaagaatttattttcttttaactatgTCCACCAAAGATAGTGGCCAgatccaatagacaggtacagtaggctgcaagaatttaggagctattatggttatgtcatgctggtttcacaatcaacagctatttgactaatataatgtaacattccactttcttctctatgtagatgctcttctgaaatattttccttctacctctgtacatcctgggccatcttttacagcaaacttatccacatcagaaCCAAatccaagcccaccaagtccaggaaagaagtggaccttccaaaacaactgtcatttgaaagtgcaatcgatgcttttgcatcagtgaagacaaggtgagtaaggttataaatcaaggtgaaaaaaaaagttgcattttaaagtgttctgtgtatctttatataggtttgtgtgggtgggtgttaatcatattgtaataacaattttaatttattcaatgcatttgtttttgaagtgttttcattagtgcttttgaatagttattacagcatttttcttttaatttctgcacttgtttgttgtctttttatatcataaattacaaagagataaattacgtgctttttcattgtgtgtttaaatatatgtggtgaaaatgggggggtgggggtggggggggcaataaatatgttgcctagggcaccaaattggtcaggattGGCCCTGTATCCTTGCATCCATATCAATGCAGATACTGAATCAATTAATTTCACAAAACTATTATCAAACAGTGCAACAtttggtggggaaaaaaagaaaaattaataaaGTAGAATCCAGTGCCTCCTAGTCATAAACACCCAACATTATCAGTAGGAAATaatttagggggaaaaaaaaactagtgatACCTGACTAGCCTCATCTCACCTTTTTgtcttctgaaatatttcaataaactcatcTGAAAAATGAAGTGAGCAGTAACATAACAGAGTGCAGCTATTAACGTTCATTTCAAATGCTATCAATAATTCACTCATATAGGCGACATAGACAAATTAACTACCAATAGTTTTGTAATGTTAGCGGGTCATCAATATATTGTGAATGTCTTCTGAACTTTAACGGCATGGTAATGAGACGTTCGGAGCATTTATTCATCAAGCGGCTAGTGACATCAGTTTGCCATTATTCTCTGAAACTGCATCCACAGGTGGACAATTGGAACATGTGTTGTCACTCGTTGGCCATTTTACATCAGGGCCATTCGATAAACATAACACTGCAGTCAAGATAGTGTTTTCTTTGAAATAGCAATAGATTGCTCAATTTTCAACCGATTTAGAAATGCTTGGTTTATTATAAATGTCACAGATGAAGCAATTTTATGCAAATTTAAAGATATTCATAACATTTTCTTCAAATCCAGCAGCTAGAATCATAGCCACATGAAAACAGTTTGTTATGAACCCATCCACTTGTAATTATGTCAAGAATTCAGTGAGTTAAGAATATTTTAGTGGAGGAAGTTATTCACCTTAGATCCGCTACAAGTGAGCCGGCCAGAGAAGTTCCCCGATGCAAGATCCACCAGTAGCCACCAGTTACACATGTTGCCTTATACATT includes:
- the pcdh17 gene encoding protocadherin-17 isoform X1, which encodes MYLSIFFFLLIWAQALTLKNLNYSVPEEQGPGTVIGNIAKDARLGLEQIGQGGQGKKANFRVLENSAPHLIDVDPQSGLLYTKQRIDRETLCKRNLKCQLSMEVFANDKEICMIKIDIQDINDNSPVFPSDQIDIDISENAVPGTRFPLTSAHDPDAGENGLKTYQITRDDYNLFSLEVKSRGDGTKFPELVIQRPLDREERNHHTLILSATDGGEYPRSGTMQINVKVIDSNDNSPAFDQPAYVVEIPENAPPGKVLIDLNATDPDEGNNGQVVYSFSGYAPERIRELFSIDPRTGVIKIQGEIDYEESPVIEIDVQAKDLGPNPIPGHCKVTVKVQDRNDNWPSIGFVSVRQGAISEAAPPGTVIALVRVTDKDSGRNGQLQCRVLGNVPFKLEENYDNFYTVVTDRPLDREAQDEYNVTIVAKDNGIPPLNSTKSFTVKILDENDNVPRFTKSVYLLQIPENNIPGEFLGSVLAHDPDLGQNGTVYYSIINSNVSGGDVNTFVNVNAANGAIYAVRSFNYEQIKYFDFKVLARDAGSPHLESNATVRISVLDVNDNIPVIVLPLLQNDTAEIHVPRNVGVGYIVTTVRAVDNDYGESGRLTYEISDGNEERLFDIDPVTGEVRTSHPFWDNVNPIVELIIRVSDHGKPTLTAAARLIIKASNGHPADGLLHVDDHQNWDMSLPLIVTLSIISIMLLAAMVTIAVKCKRENKEIRTYNCRIAEYSHPQLGKGKKKKINKNDIMLVQSEVEERDAMNVMNVVSSPSLATSPMYFDYQTRLPLSSPRSEVMYLKPTSNNLSVPQGHVGCHTSFTSPVTSTTDTPTNRMSIIQTDSFPTEPNYMGSRQQFVQSSSTFKDPERASLRDSGHGDSDQADSDQDTNKGSCCDMSAKEALKLKATCVRPPPLEQDEDCLNCTEECRVLGHSDRCWMPQFPAGGNQAEGVDYRNNMFVPAGMESVPETESYETVNPNGKKTFCTFGKERRDHTILIANVKPYLKAKRALSPLLQEVPSAPDSPVKGCSTTCSSVKSPADGAEGKPPLATCSGYYGPPDGQYLSPTKQNREHGVYPLLPPSDPVAKVLAEARSRISQETRGEMECVLEQVEPDLSRDGMDADQVVRDIDKLLQDCRGSEATGTLRK
- the pcdh17 gene encoding protocadherin-17 isoform X2; translation: MYLSIFFFLLIWAQALTLKNLNYSVPEEQGPGTVIGNIAKDARLGLEQIGQGGQGKKANFRVLENSAPHLIDVDPQSGLLYTKQRIDRETLCKRNLKCQLSMEVFANDKEICMIKIDIQDINDNSPVFPSDQIDIDISENAVPGTRFPLTSAHDPDAGENGLKTYQITRDDYNLFSLEVKSRGDGTKFPELVIQRPLDREERNHHTLILSATDGGEYPRSGTMQINVKVIDSNDNSPAFDQPAYVVEIPENAPPGKVLIDLNATDPDEGNNGQVVYSFSGYAPERIRELFSIDPRTGVIKIQGEIDYEESPVIEIDVQAKDLGPNPIPGHCKVTVKVQDRNDNWPSIGFVSVRQGAISEAAPPGTVIALVRVTDKDSGRNGQLQCRVLGNVPFKLEENYDNFYTVVTDRPLDREAQDEYNVTIVAKDNGIPPLNSTKSFTVKILDENDNVPRFTKSVYLLQIPENNIPGEFLGSVLAHDPDLGQNGTVYYSIINSNVSGGDVNTFVNVNAANGAIYAVRSFNYEQIKYFDFKVLARDAGSPHLESNATVRISVLDVNDNIPVIVLPLLQNDTAEIHVPRNVGVGYIVTTVRAVDNDYGESGRLTYEISDGNEERLFDIDPVTGEVRTSHPFWDNVNPIVELIIRVSDHGKPTLTAAARLIIKASNGHPADGLLHVDDHQNWDMSLPLIVTLSIISIMLLAAMVTIAVKCKRENKEIRTYNCRIAEYSHPQLGKGKKKKINKNDIMLVQSEVEERDAMNVMNVTDSFPTEPNYMGSRQQFVQSSSTFKDPERASLRDSGHGDSDQADSDQDTNKGSCCDMSAKEALKLKATCVRPPPLEQDEDCLNCTEECRVLGHSDRCWMPQFPAGGNQAEGVDYRNNMFVPAGMESVPETESYETVNPNGKKTFCTFGKERRDHTILIANVKPYLKAKRALSPLLQEVPSAPDSPVKGCSTTCSSVKSPADGAEGKPPLATCSGYYGPPDGQYLSPTKQNREHGVYPLLPPSDPVAKVLAEARSRISQETRGEMECVLEQVEPDLSRDGMDADQVVRDIDKLLQDCRGSEATGTLRK